Sequence from the Paralichthys olivaceus isolate ysfri-2021 chromosome 1, ASM2471397v2, whole genome shotgun sequence genome:
GTGGAGCTGTCAGTGCGCACCAATAGGCCTCATTATGTCCTTCTTCACCCTCCACTGACTCTGGGTCCACAGGAGCAGTAGTCGTTATGTAAGCACACTGAGCGGCTCTGTGAGGACAGCAGCACACACGGATGCAGAGCAGAGTCGACGACGTCAGCTGAGCACAGCCTCCTGCTGCACAGTGCTACAGTGATACATTAACAGATTCAGTGCAGTGATGGAAACTGATCTGACTCTTTGTCTTTGCACttgaattaaaacaaagtgtCACAGACTTTGCTGAACCGCTGTGGATGTTCTCTAGATCATCACAGCAAAATAAgagtgaaatatatatataataagaaTCTTCAGTGATGCTGTGCTAGTCAGAGACATTAGTCATAAAATACAACATGGGTTTTTAATTTTAGATCCAACTAGAGATATAAGTCATGTCTCATGACTAGTTGTATTTAAAGGTGGTTACTCAAAACCCACAGATATATATCTTGGCACTGTGCACAGAGCTTTTTAGattcagctcattgtttctgtttgttctggGTCAGTCTCACCACAGCCTTCAGCTCTGAGAGCCTTCATTCAGGATGTGGTGGGGACCAAAGGCAGAGCAACAAGGACTAATGAATTTATCAGGTGGGCACAAACACAGTTATTGTTACTCCATAACTGTTTCCCAACAAATGCCTTATAACAACAAGGtgataatatattaatattatgttCTCTCCTGACTCCAGTTGGCCTAACAGGCAGGTTTGAATCCATGGGATAAATGTGGTTTTGTGACAGCTGCCACCTTTGTACCCTACTGACAAAATATTTGAGTAACAGTCTGAATCATTTATATGTGTATTATTTATAGCGctcatgtaaaataaattgtaaatCATCATCCTTTAGGTTTTTTCCACCCTattaataaatatacagtaatgtaGAGGAATAGAAATGCAGAGGGATGAGGTAAAGGGAAGGAGATGGTCAGAGAGAGGAAGCCAGTGAGATAaagtataaaagaaaagtgcagtAAAGCAGAATCAGAGAGTAGTTTGAAGGAAGAcggagaaaaaacagaaacagagaataTAGACATctagagagaaaagagagagatggagcgagAGAGACGTGCATGGAGGAAGAGTCTGAGAGGTTCAGTTCTACTTGATTCAGTCATGGGAATGATTTGATTATCACCACATGAACAGCTGTcttatgtaacacacacacacacaataactaAAAATAATGAGGGTCTCTGCCCCGGCCAAAAACCTACACTGATTAAAGTTGGCCTGTAGCAACAAGAGAGTAAAATACGTTTCACATTAAAGAATATCTACAGACGAGGTCTTTATAAGATGAACAaggtaaataaaacagaatgtaaatgtttctttttcctcatttaGTTGTTGACCAGGTTTATATTCAGgataaggaaataaaacatgtcttttCGGAACTACCTGATTAattatgtatttaattataatttggCTAAAGTGCAGGACCTTTACATATAAGAGTATCCTAACAAGTTATCATTAACAATTCATCACATGACTGCTTGAATATAAAGAGGGTTACTGTATTCATGAAGCCACAGAGAAGTATATAATTTCTCTCAGCCATGTTTCTGattttgcttttacttttcCTTTCTTCAGTATTGTTCCAGGTATCTTCAGGGAAAAAGCTCCAGCAACTCACTGCACATCAACACTACCTGTTCAACAGCAGACACAACCAGTGCATAGTGGAGCATTCGGCAGCTGAAGAGACGAGAGTCTTCCCTCAGTTTTTTGACATTTGGTATTTGATGTGCATCAGAATAGCCACTCCCACAGCTGTTTACAAGAAGATTATTATCAATGCAACGTCCCAGTCGGCCAAGTTGAAGCTCATCTTTATATATTCTGTAGTTTAAGCAAAAACAATGCAACCTACTTTAGAAATGTATCAGGGTTTATACTGAAAAACCTCTCCTGCATAGAAACCTGTAACTACAGCTCTCGGTAGAAAACTGACAAGAACTATAAATACTCgagtaaagtacaagtacttcAAAGTTTTACCCAGAGGAGAAGGCTAGTGATATACAATGAAGAATATAAACACCAGGAGAGATTAAACAAGCTGACGAATGAAGACAACGAGAAGactatacaacaacaacaatgatgaTGCTAAACAGAGCAACACTAGAACAAcagttaacatggaggagattcaGATCATCAGTTTTTGTGTCACAGACGTTCTCCTGCAGTGCATTGAAcaacatcttttatttcattgaaaTCCCTGAATTATTCTctcagaaaacaataaaatcaatgttgaTAAAAGccccaatgttaaagaaattggatgagcaccaaaatgtaaatgaaatccctccagttgtttttgtgcagtcctgcttacaaacacacaaaccagcaAACTGGTGAAAACGTAGCCTTCTTGATGGAGGAAATAATCTGTCTGCCCAGaaaaaaatgatggagtacTCAACCAGTCAGGTTTGTTGAAAGCCCCACCCCAAAGGTTCTGGTACTTTCATAAAGAACTACCTCCCTCCGAGCATGGACTTTCAGGGAGTAAAAAGATTTCCCTGGAACTTTATTTCGCCCCTGGTCCCTGCAGTGGACACACAAAGTTCCTGCAAAGGTTCCTTGTTCCTGAGAAAAGTTCCTGTAGTTGAAATACAGCTGTAATATTCTTTTAATCCATGCCCTGCACACacattctcctgctgctgtaaatgtgTCTTAATCCGCAGCTAAAAATAGTCCCCAACATATCTCTGTACTGAAGCTGGAGTTTAGCTGCTTGATGAAAAACTCAAGTGTCCTGGTGTTTGAGAGATTATTAAACCATTTGTAAAAGGTCAAAttatgtgttttactcacttcCAGAACAAAGCTAAGCAACCACAtggcacacacactgtaggCTCTCGTCTGTAGCTCACTTTGAATGTTGTGAATAGTTACTACTTTCGTCCATTAGAGAATGACCCAGTTTCACATTGATGCAGCTCTGACCTGAAGGTTGATCATGAATAATGAAGTGAGGTACGTGTGGAGCACAGAGTGAACTGGTGTGTACAGGTCCAGTGCTCCCAAACATCCAGCATCTGAGTCTTACTGCTCCTCGTCCGTCACTGCTTCAGGCATGATGGACAACAATTCCTCACGGAACACACTGTACAAAGACTGTTAATATTTGATCACGCTGAGCGTGCAGACACAGATGCATTATGGATGGTAAGTGGTTGTGTATTCTGTATGTAGAACAAGGTTACGATATactatgtgtttttattattggttATTACGATGATGAAGTGATAAGATGATGTCAAGTGTCAGACAagtgtcttgtttttattgtcttcACATTAATCTATATTTTCTAATTAAATATATGGAAGAAGCATGAACTTGATTTGTGGAATTGCTCAGTGTAAGTTTTCCAATAGTTCTTCTAATCTACCGCCATTTTCGTTTatttcctctgccaaggagccCATGTTGTCGTccgtgtttgtttctttgtctgtcagtcagcaggattatgcaaaaagaaCTGGACTAATTATCAGGATGCAccatgggtgagggttgcacccataaaggtttgcaGTGGATCCAGATCATTGAGGCAGATctataaaactatataaatCTCACTTTTaagttagatttttttcaaaatgtgtgttcatttttatcATTCAGATTATCAGATTACATTCTTTTACATTGTTAAGAACCAGACAGTCAGGTGTAGGATTGTTTCGCCTCGGTGGAGGTTATTATGgttccttcttttttcttgaCTTTCCTTCTTTGCttaatttataaatatttctAATCAACTTTCAACACAGAAACACCTTTCATGGTGTTCCACACAATAAGAAAATTATCAGATGTAACCAGTTATCACATATATTTACTACTTTCTAAAATACTTCATGTTTTATGTTGAAATCTTCTGCAACTTTCACCACTTTGACATTCAGCATGTTCTTCCAGCCAGATACCGACTATGTGACGGAGATGGAAAGCAGGAACGTTGGAGACAATGAAGGAGAAGAGAGCACAGGTTGATCTGATGGTGGTGAGGAGCTggactgaggaagaggagtgaaaGAAGTGAGAGGAAATGCTGAAGAGTATTTTCCAAAATCCCTCTCACAATGTGGAAGCTTTCTCACCTTTCTATGATGCCTGGGCTATAATAACAGCACGAACAACAAACATGAGGTAATTACCGTTAatgtcttttttaatgttttctcccCTGTAAATGTCCATCATAGAGAGGAGAGCTAAAGAAATTTGATTACAGATTGTGCAGACTAAAGCACATATGGGATAACAATTCTTTTGAGtcatgttaaatgtgtttagttGTTGATTCAGTGTTTTGTAATTAGATTTGAATGAATGTAAGAGAGGGAATAGGTCCACAGACACTGCACATGCAGAGGGTCTGCAATTTATTTATATGGCCTTGATCACCTCAAGTcaaacaagaacacacaaaGACTTTGTTAAAGGTTTCTATCTGAAAGGTTTTAGCAGACATGCATgcaaggtgttttttttctttttcacagacTTGAGAGCTGTGTCCCTGAATAATTCTGTCAGACCCTAACCTGACCTGAAGTGGAGTGGGagagtttttcctgttttccccTGTTGTATAACATCAGCACAAACAGACCTGCCAATGACACAGGTTGGCTGATCAAATTTTCATCAGCATTACCTGATATAAAGTTATTTTTAGAGAATTGCTGATTTAGATCCGAAACATCACTCCCATAAAACCCAGTCAAGTAAAGACACACTaactcactcacatacacagaTGGCACACAGTTTCTAGGCATCAACAACAATATTTAACAGCAGCAGGCATATAATCATTcggctgtgcgtgtgtgtgtgtgtgtgtgtgcagtgagaaGGTAAATTTCCAAACAGCTAAATGAAGTTCTATCTCTATCTCTTTTTCTCTAATGTCTCATCTGTCTATTCAGATTTGTCTGTTAGAGATTGTGTCTcgttgattttttaaaattcaaatcagTTTATATTCAAATAACTATTCATCTGTTTGGAACTTCATTTGTGTAAAACACCACTGGGTATTACACTGTGGCAAATGACCTTGCCACAGGGGCTCTCCCACACACAACCAGAGATGTTCTGTTGTTTTGCAGCATCTTCATTGTCTTCACacaatatgggttagggttgcaattagggttagggatgaatacccattggagatcaatatattcttcaataactttttttctgtagatcatagagacttggaagttggttccatctccactaatgtgggtatgcccgatccattggtaccacccccgagcttctacaaccttcggaaggggtagggtgagggttgtgattagggttagggttagggatgaaaacctataggagttcaagatattcttcaataactttttttctgaaggtcatagagacttggaagttggttccatccccactaatatggctctgcctgatccattgggactacccccaagcttctacgacctttggaaatggtgaaaccaccaaatctaaaaaaaaaaagtacaagatatttttgaataactttttctgaaggtcatagagactttgggttgtaattagggttagggttaaggatgaaaacttAACTGGCATCCAGCTTTTCAGCTGGCACCTCTGTTTCACTAGTTTTGCTCATGTCCTCCCAAGTcattgtgtctctctgtccttgtaTCTCCATGTGTCTCTCTGCACGTGTCTCAGTGAGGCAGCTCAGCTACTGCCTTTTATCCCTGAGGATCAGTCAGCTAACAGATCTCACCATGATCCTCTAGTACAGGTGAAGGTGATCTCCCAGCCTCCTCACCTCCACATACACATataacacaactacacaacataCAGCATACAGTATACAACAtaaaacatacaacatacagtatacaacatacagtatacCACCTGaaacatacaacatacagtatacCACCTGAAACATACAGAATACAGTATACAACCTACAGTATACCACAtaaaacatacaacatacagtatataaccTACAGTATACCACAtaaaacatacaacatacagtatataaccTACAGTATAGCACCTAAAACATAGAACATACAGTATACCACAtaaaacatacaacatacagtataccacctaaaacatacaacatacagtatacCACCTAAAACATACAGAATACAGTATACAACCTACAGTATACAACCTACAGTTTACCACCTAAAACATAGAACATACAGTTTACCACCTAAAACATAGAACATACAGTATTCCACAtaaaacatacaacatacagtataccacataaaacatacaacatacagtatacCACCTAAAACATACAACAGGCAGCATACGACATATAACATATAACTTTAAAATATAACTGAATAACTGAAGATTTATACATACAACATACAGGATACCACATATCACATGCAGTGTACACCATAAAACATACACCATACAACAAACATGCAGCATTAATATGTTTTcacatgtaaaatgtaaaatactggTAACATATGTATCAGTTCTTTCCATGTGCTAAACTTAcctatgtgttttttcttcttcttaaataatatatattttcacacGGGAGGTTTGAAAGTTTgacatgtttttacactgtttgcTTTCCTGTCAATGTgtccctgcctccctccttcttttctctcccctccctccactgAATGTTCTGCATGAAAGAGGGCAACCAGGaagacaagtgtgtgtttgtgaatgtgtgagagtgtatgtgtgtgtgagagagagaggcagagagagagaatatgagAGAAGGAAGGTAAGCTGATGTTTGGCAGAGATAGAGGAGGGAGGTTTAGTCGACCTGTCGGAGTTGCTCTTGTCACATCTCTGCTCCCTCCAGGACCCgacctctgtgtctctttcaggaaaataaaaatttcTCTGGAATCTGGAACAATCTAAAATGGAATATCTGCAAACTCCACACTAAAAAACAGTGGGAgtatcatccctccatctcctgctgctgctgccccaaagagagaaagacaactgaggcgagagaaagagaatgacTGAAGATTTTAGTTTGTATCTGTGTAAGAAAgtgaagaggaggggaaggCTTGTCTACACTGACTTATCCAACAACTGGGGGAGGACACGGAAGATTTATACATATAATTATAGTGTTAtcgtgagaggagaggagaggagaggagaggagaggaggggaggggaggggaggggagaggagaggagaggagaggagaggagaggagaggagaggagaggaagggaggggaggggagaggagaggagaggagagagttgAATTGAGTAGAGAGCAGAGAGGGTAGAGGAGAACAGTGCGGAGAGGTGCACAGGGCACGGgcaaggaagaggaggagaaagaggaggaagagggggaaggagagggggagaagagtTGAGGggtggtgaggaagaggaagatgaggagaagagTAAACACACTACAGATGGAATCTTTGCATCAATGAAATGTGAGTATAaacatgtgtttgcatgtggtAAGAACTGCATATGATTCTGTTGCTGATGATTGTCTctattgatgatgatgatgatgatgatgtgtacTACACTGAACGGAGTCTTTACAGTGTCTTTTCTTAGTTGGTGTTGTTCCTCCTctcatttatctttacttcattTATCTTTGTTTCTATCTGAttccttctgtctcttttcttctttccttaTTTTtgttcctcctttctctctgctctaTCTTCAGGATAAGATAAATAATAAGAGTGCaatagaggaaagaaaagccaGTGTCACATTGCATTAGcttcgcacacaaacacacaaacacacaaggagaAACACGTTTAAAGTGTGATGAGCacatgtggagtgtgtgtgtgtgtgtgtgtgtgtgtgtgtgtgtgtgtgtgtgtgtgtgtgtgtgtgtgcatgtttgctgATGTACATTGTGAGCTCAGCTGAAACAAGCAAAAAGAAACCATATACtctttttacacacaaaaacaaagagctaTTGTGAATGTTCACTTGTTCATTTGAGCAGAGTGTACGatcacagagagaaatgtgaCGAGGATCTGTGTCTCACACTTACTGTTGAGCTGTGATTGTGCCCCACAGGGTGATACAGTATGATCCAAAAAGATGCTTGCAGGTTAAGTTGCCAtccatttcctttcttttaaatTCTGCCTGAATTGTCCAGGCTGCACGGTAATGAAGAGGTTaacactgtcacctcacagtaACGTGGTTAAATGGTTTAAATCCCACCTCAGCCGGGGTCTctctgggttttctccaggCATCATGGCTTCTTTGCATGGTCCAATTAAACGCAGATTGAGGTTAATGTGAGACTCTGAATTGAACATTGGTATGAATGTGAAGTGTTTGTCAACTGGGATAAGCAGACCCAAGACCCCTCCAGGATAAGAGGAAtatataatggatggatgaattgtCCATTATGTGACGAACCTCATTCTCTTATTGTTTCGTGtactttaaatattatttaaaaaactgtgtaCCTCCGCTAAAGCACAACAGTCCAAATAACACAAATTCATGTTAAAAAAATCGCCCTTTATCTCGTTAAAGAAAATATCTGGATCCTccccaaaattgaatgggttcttccatgATCCTTACCTCATCTCTccagcagtgaaaacaaaaaacttgcTTAAAGttactgtgtgtgagagttagATAATATCACTCTACAGCTACAGCtcattagcttagcttagcatatgATGCGCACCTAATGGTACAAATATATCCACTCACTCGAACTCATTCACTAAAATATCCGTCAATAGACCGAATGAAATAAACTGGGTGAGATCCGGTCATGTGTCAGTGTATCCAGCTCCTGTTGTCTTGGCTGTTGGAGCGAGTGATTGGCTGTAATGAGCTGGATCCCACTGTCTCATACTGATGTTATTACATAACTGTGATGCTCAGCTGCCTGACAGTAAATCATGGcaggtttttttctctgcatttaCCTGTTGAGACACTGATCTTTAATTGGGTGCATCATGAAACAAAAGGATCTgagcagcttttattttaaaagacaaagaaaagaataaaaagctgAATTCAGCGGTATGATCTAAAATCTAAAAGTCCAGATGTAACAGACGAAAAAGAGGCAGTGTGCAggagagcaggggagagaaGGGCGGCCGCGTCCTGCAGCGTTTACACACAACATCCCTAAATGACCCTGACAGCCAGTGAATTTAGAAAGTGCTCGGAGCTTGGGTTATGTTTGGATGTGTTATGTTGCACTGCGTGTCATGTGAGCTGTAGCCGTGTTCTTCCCTTTTGCACGTGTTGTGTTGATGCATTGCTCTTCACTGTTGTGTAACATAATTATGGGCCTGAGGTGTGTTTTTAATGCTGATCAATGTGTCAGTCTGagatgaaaatacatttctcatTATGGCTTGCATGCTTTCTGAAATGTGACTGATAAACTGCTGACTTGTTCTTCAAGCAGATTTCAGTTTTTACCATAATccgtatttaaagatggacaacatgagaGCTCCCCAAAGTGTCTCATATGCCACTTGGTGGATGGCTGCAGtctaggtcataaatcccacctcctccatgttagtggactgGACATAGACCAAAATAACGTCAAAGAacacgtcaaatacattttccttaaatatgtttctgtcattttaggtataGTTGGTATCAAACTGATGTGTGTTCAAGTATTTTCGTTTCttataagtttggttttaactgAAAGTTTCCTCTTTGATCTTCTGTGAGAGCATCATCCATTCTTTATCTGTTGAAGTTTGAACTTGTGAGAGTACAATGTGcaggttttatattttgatCTTTTTAAGATGGACTTTGAGGTACACATACACTTGCTTGTCATGAAATCTGGTCTGTCTTCATGAAGTGTTTCCACACATTATCAAAAGGCTTAATAGGGGAAAAGCTCATGTACTCTCAGCCAGAACACACTCACATGAGATGTATTTTAAGTCTCCAGCTGggaaattaaaacacattcatggAATCAGTTCTCTGTATCTGTACGTGACAGGATAAACACTTCTAATTTTATCTGGAAGAAGAAATTCATACATTTTGGACGAGACGAAAAAGGGATGTTGGTGAACACTGGCAGATATGTCATGTCTCACCGAGGGGCTTCACCATTTTTGTGAAATTCGCGAGTCGAGCTTTAAGCACAGTTCAGTGAAGTGTCACCCCTGCTGTAAGTGAAGATATTATTTAACTCTACTTAAGAGAATAGAAACTATTTACGgcacagattttcatttgtctttaaaaATTCATGAATAGGAACTGTAAATGTTTGCAGGATTTCAGTGTTGCTGAGCCCAGTAAGTGAAATTACCAACACTCACCAGCTCTTATCTTGCACTGTTACACAACACTGTACCTACAGTAAGTGATGGTTGTTAATCAGCATTATCCAGGACGGAGCTTTTATTAGCTGATGAAGACAGCTTTATTCCTGAAGCAGTATTTAAACTCGGTCAAACCGCATTATGCACCAAGCGTTAGATTTATGTCATAATGAACACACAAAGTACTCTAAGTCACTTCCTATTAAAGTTTGTATGTTTCTATATATTTAGAGCAGTTCAAGCAATGACAGATTTTCTATTAACTCctcaagtaaaagaaaattgctggacatttcagttttgtgtcgATCCGGATCAGTGGGTTGCATTTgacatttgtgttgatttctcagagaattatgTGTGAACTTGGGGGTTGGTATTGATGAGTATAAATCTATATTTAGTGGATTTAAATGGGGTGTAGACTTCCAACTGTGTGGGAGCAAATACGTCTAGAAACCAGTCACTAccaccaatgtgtagctgagaaaTTTAATGTGGCCTGAGCCATttttcctgacatttaaaaagctttCAGGCATCTTGAGATAAAACCCTGTTTAGACCACTTCCATTGTGACCCTTGTTAGACTGTGGAGTGTTTGGTTGAGCAGATCAGGTGAGGCACAAGTTAAGCACTAAAATCAGACCCATGGAGTCTTGTCTCTTTTCTTGCTCTGTCACaatcctcctctcctttcacAAGATGAAAGATCCTCTTGGATCTTCTCCAGGATTTCAGCTCTGTTAGTTGAATTAGTCTGCATGTCACAGTGATGGGTTCTctattctctctcctccctgagaGTCTGGACTCTCACATACTGAGCAGTTATgtatctaaacacacacactcaggctaTAATTCTGGAAATGTGTTGGGGAGTTCCAGTCTGGTTGTGGGTCTACGTGTCTAGACAATACTATTTAGATATTTGCCTATACTGTTCCTTAGGCATTGCAAACAAGCTCAGGCGATATGCTGTGGTATGTGTCACTGGTtgatgcttttttatttgccagagctaaaataataaaagactaATCACTATCAGTACAAGTGTGATTTTGAGTCCACAAAGAATCTCATAAGACTTTGGTCAGTCTCCAATCAACAtcatgtcgtgtgtgtgtgtgtgtgtgtgtgtgtgtgtgtgtgtgcgcacgcgtTTACAGTTTAAACAAAGTGTAAGTTGGCTGATAGCTATTTGTTGCCACCTAGTGgataatttaaacatttaaaacagagcACAGTGTGTACATATTGCACTAACATCCCACTATGCAAGGACTGTAAACCTTATTAACAAGTGTGTATCATGGGAGGATCACTTGAGGCAGAGTTCTCAAAAGCATTTAGATTAaaatgaagctgtgtgtgtttcacttacAGTGTGAGTGAGAGCAGCCATTGAGGCATAATTAGTTGTTGTACCCACATGTTTGTGCCTTTTCACCGTTCACCATCttccatttttctttccttctgtccCTCTATTACTCCTCACTTCTGTTCTGCTCCCTCCACAGCTCAAACCTACAGTCTCGGGGAGACATGAGCAAGGAACCACACTGACCTCTGCAAGAGAACACATTAGAGTACATCATGAGCACTCCAGTAACAACAAGTCCAAATATGGAGGTGAAGGTGGTCTCCCAGGAGATGGCATTGCTTAGCAACCTGATGGCTGCTTACACCTTCATTGCAGGTAGGACCAAAACCTGAATAACTGTCATTGCAAGTATTCTGTGCTAAGATGAGATGCCCAACACGCTGCATGTGTAGTCTGCAAGAAGTCTAAACAATTTTAAATTGATAACAAATTGATCTTATGTGTGATTCAATTATAAGTGTTGAGACAATGCtgatttcaaatgaataaagatAATACGTTTATAccaaacatctctctctctccctctctctctctctctctctctctctctctctctctctctctctcttttagaCCAACCTGAGAGGGCAGCTCTGGTGTTtctgggtggtgtgtgtgtcggcCTCCTCGTCACACTCTGTGCCATCGTCTTCCAGATACACTGTCGAGCAGACTGTAACTATGGAAACAGTAACAACCCTCACCATCGACACAGGAGCAggcaccatcaccatcaccgtcaccatcaccatcacagCTGTCCCCGCCATCAGCCCGGCAACAGTAATCCAGACAGCACTGCTGTTGTTGCGTCTGGAGGGGCCGGGCCTGTGGGGgacagtgagtcagaggaaTGGGACGACACGTCTGACCTGTCGGCACGACGACGCAGACGCTTTGAGAGAGCCCTACTGCATGCCACCATGTTTACATCAGCTGagggtacacacacagacacacacaaacacaattgtTATGGGGTGGTTCTttgttggaccccaaagcagacactgagaatagttacaatgttaatgaaaagtttattttcaccaaaaacaaaaacgggcaggctgtggaggcagggtgCTGGCTGGCCAAACTATCCACCGGACAACAAGcacgagggaaaacaaaaactgaagagcagcaacaaggcacaccgaggagtctgtgtagaaaaagaaaataaaacgggttaaatgcaaaacacacaaagaaaacgaGAAGCAAGAATCCACGGTTGGCATTGCTTTACGCTACCGGACTAGACGGAATTAACTGGCAgagtagtggagtcaggaccaggcttttatggaggggatgatgggtgaatgattgcaggtgtgccttgttagctgcagccagccacaccccctgccacacacaccacctgcaggatcagaacagaagggggagacaaacacaacacaccaacaccagaatcaccacaGTACCCCCCCCTCAAGGGACACCTCCTGGTGGCCTACCAGGCTTGTCCGGGAACTGA
This genomic interval carries:
- the eva1a gene encoding protein eva-1 homolog A, translating into MSTPVTTSPNMEVKVVSQEMALLSNLMAAYTFIADQPERAALVFLGGVCVGLLVTLCAIVFQIHCRADCNYGNSNNPHHRHRSRHHHHHRHHHHHSCPRHQPGNSNPDSTAVVASGGAGPVGDSESEEWDDTSDLSARRRRRFERALLHATMFTSAEELDRSQRLEDRERILREIWMNGQPDISTVTQSLNRYY